The following proteins are encoded in a genomic region of Helicobacter macacae MIT 99-5501:
- a CDS encoding ABC transporter permease encodes MKLEKWLKKFFDTCLRVWSEAKNTSANISAKFSQNLKNITLKILQNTKKPQIELLKNRIMQFIAQLWQNLKTTKNVILDFAHSKSNLAKSKLSSFNIDFAKNIVDFVANFAQLVKIKALKITAMISSKIGLLGSLQKSLEERKSTQSVQIAKSTQRAQSAQNIGTYQSRVQNPAIRKARFFRKFAIKEALRCLSTHKVLFLIYVVLPLLIGWFIYAVFMASLPRDLPIGVVDFDKSVESKETLFMIDSSAAVKIAKSYEGIKEAKEDLATSQIYALVVIPSNYERDIKQGNGVQIVLYFNAQFVLIGKAISGALEGVVGTLNAKQWSGKNLIKAKNLNLAIASSMPIFSQIIPLYNSSNNYSQFMLTLLLPCMLQILSALGMLHLLRHTPSSLKSLFIRYVFNSLVFVFWALCEIVLLKKLGFENRGDLGLLVCGSVLLVLGVNGVVVFIQSVLSDFKKAVGFVAIYTAPSLAFAGVTYPQSAMNVLALFWSKFLPISHFMELFIQQANYGGGADLGFEILGGMLWFLLFFALGAGIYALRNDWEILPKNLVASVAKKAGQKYE; translated from the coding sequence ATGAAGCTAGAGAAATGGCTAAAGAAGTTTTTTGATACCTGCTTGCGTGTGTGGAGCGAGGCAAAAAATACTTCTGCAAATATATCTGCAAAATTCTCCCAAAATCTAAAAAATATCACGCTAAAAATTTTACAAAACACCAAAAAACCACAAATAGAGTTGCTAAAAAACCGCATAATGCAGTTTATAGCGCAACTTTGGCAAAATCTAAAAACTACAAAAAATGTGATTTTGGATTTTGCACACTCAAAATCAAATCTAGCAAAATCTAAACTTTCAAGTTTCAATATTGATTTTGCAAAAAACATTGTAGATTTTGTGGCAAATTTTGCGCAATTGGTAAAGATAAAAGCCCTAAAAATCACTGCAATGATTTCTAGCAAGATAGGACTTTTGGGTAGCTTACAAAAATCACTAGAAGAAAGAAAATCTACCCAAAGTGTGCAAATCGCCAAAAGCACGCAAAGAGCGCAAAGCGCACAAAATATTGGCACTTACCAAAGTCGCGTGCAAAATCCTGCGATTCGCAAAGCGAGGTTTTTTAGGAAATTTGCTATCAAAGAAGCATTGCGATGTTTGAGCACTCATAAGGTGCTATTTTTGATTTATGTTGTGTTACCATTGCTTATTGGGTGGTTTATATATGCGGTGTTTATGGCTAGCTTGCCTAGAGATTTGCCCATAGGTGTGGTAGATTTTGACAAAAGCGTGGAGAGCAAAGAAACGTTGTTTATGATAGATTCTAGTGCGGCGGTGAAAATCGCAAAATCTTATGAGGGCATAAAAGAAGCAAAAGAGGATTTAGCTACTAGCCAAATCTACGCACTTGTGGTGATTCCAAGCAACTATGAGAGGGACATAAAGCAGGGCAATGGCGTGCAAATAGTGCTGTATTTTAACGCTCAATTTGTGCTTATAGGAAAGGCTATAAGTGGGGCATTGGAGGGAGTGGTAGGCACGCTAAATGCAAAGCAATGGAGTGGCAAAAATCTAATCAAAGCAAAAAATCTAAACCTTGCCATTGCAAGTTCTATGCCGATATTTTCTCAAATCATTCCGCTGTATAATTCTAGCAACAACTACTCGCAGTTTATGCTGACTTTGCTTCTGCCCTGTATGCTACAAATCCTAAGCGCACTAGGTATGCTTCATCTACTACGACACACACCAAGTAGCCTAAAAAGCCTTTTTATACGCTATGTTTTCAATTCGCTTGTGTTTGTGTTTTGGGCGTTGTGCGAAATCGTGCTACTAAAAAAGCTAGGCTTTGAAAATCGAGGGGATTTGGGACTGCTAGTGTGCGGGAGTGTGCTACTTGTGCTTGGTGTAAATGGTGTGGTGGTGTTTATCCAATCAGTGCTAAGTGATTTTAAAAAGGCGGTGGGCTTTGTGGCGATTTATACCGCGCCATCGCTTGCGTTTGCGGGCGTTACTTATCCGCAAAGTGCGATGAATGTGCTAGCACTTTTTTGGAGCAAATTTTTGCCTATCTCACATTTTATGGAGCTTTTTATACAGCAAGCAAACTATGGTGGTGGAGCGGATTTGGGGTTTGAGATTTTGGGGGGAATGCTTTGGTTTTTGCTATTTTTTGCGCTTGGAGCGGGGATTTATGCGCTAAGGAATGATTGGGAGATTTTGCCTAAAAATCTAGTGGCAAGTGTAGCAAAAAAAGCAGGACAAAAATATGAATAA
- a CDS encoding ShlB/FhaC/HecB family hemolysin secretion/activation protein, translated as MQNHTINKDEYLHTMTKKSGVTHIDCKIPKLTTALLILPFALSSAFGDSISADNIEQLNQQRNQYNSYQESLKDAIVPSLSNQKTNEISQDSQENQARQQVERQQADGEGRTEEQIQRQADEQSQDTLQYSQKSNPTCFWVDYIALTSPFPKQKVQKEFGFLQPIFDTYSHRCLEPSDIATLLNALKHKAIKKGYITTNFGLKPQNLSTKRLLITLQTSTISDILIDNPKYARLLRKDYGIKIGDFLNITAIERGLYNYKRLRSVSSRIHLESHLQSSQQPNSQSSLESNTKSNLQTPQSTQDTQSSKDTTQALQIPQTKIHLHHQAKTLGKIYAPFYGAISIDNAGSRATNIYQTSLQFGLENLAGLAEKLSAYFVSTPLWDKQKSSIYTSLDFSMPIRRVLLSASGSYAWYAQSIDIAKNTFSYNGYLANMDIKAQVLVFMNANHRLSLSLGLGKRWAKNYLEKIELITQRRNLSNIYAGVHYLRSFRQTSFDISIGIKQGIKALGAMDNFPTTSNDSKPNFFYTIPTIDASAYIPFGSENHRFVYTGFVKTQVSRTQLYASEKLSLGGIYSVRGFDSLVLSGEVGVLYRNDFSYYAKSVYGVRFVPSIGLDMGYSLNLYEKPTLDKLLAGGGVGLKLYVSKYFNAEVWGYVPLYNPSKLDKRHFYFSVGSMF; from the coding sequence TTGCAAAATCATACAATCAACAAAGATGAATATCTACATACAATGACTAAAAAGAGCGGTGTAACTCACATAGATTGCAAAATACCAAAACTTACCACAGCACTTTTGATACTACCATTTGCGTTGTCTAGTGCATTTGGCGATAGTATATCTGCGGATAATATAGAGCAACTAAATCAGCAAAGAAATCAATACAACTCCTACCAAGAATCCCTAAAAGACGCTATTGTCCCATCTCTATCAAATCAAAAAACCAATGAAATCTCACAAGATAGCCAAGAAAATCAAGCAAGACAACAAGTAGAAAGACAACAAGCAGATGGAGAGGGGCGAACGGAGGAGCAAATACAAAGGCAAGCAGATGAACAAAGCCAAGACACACTTCAATACTCGCAAAAATCCAATCCAACTTGCTTTTGGGTGGATTATATCGCGCTTACTTCGCCATTTCCTAAGCAAAAAGTCCAAAAAGAGTTTGGCTTTTTGCAGCCGATATTTGACACATATTCGCACAGATGCCTTGAGCCTAGCGATATAGCCACCTTGCTAAATGCACTAAAGCACAAAGCCATAAAAAAGGGCTACATAACCACTAACTTTGGACTAAAGCCACAAAATCTTAGCACAAAAAGACTTCTAATCACTTTGCAGACTTCTACTATAAGCGACATACTCATAGACAATCCCAAATACGCGCGACTTTTGCGCAAAGACTATGGCATAAAGATAGGGGATTTTCTAAATATCACTGCTATTGAGCGCGGGCTGTATAATTATAAGCGATTGCGGAGTGTCTCGTCTAGGATTCACCTAGAATCTCACTTGCAATCTAGCCAACAACCAAACTCGCAATCTAGTTTAGAATCAAACACCAAATCAAACTTACAAACTCCACAATCTACACAAGACACCCAATCTAGCAAAGACACCACCCAAGCACTCCAAATCCCCCAAACAAAAATCCACCTCCACCACCAAGCAAAAACTTTAGGCAAAATCTATGCGCCATTTTATGGAGCTATAAGCATAGACAATGCAGGTAGCAGGGCAACAAATATCTACCAAACTTCTTTGCAGTTTGGGCTAGAAAATCTAGCAGGACTAGCAGAGAAGCTAAGTGCGTATTTTGTCTCTACACCCCTTTGGGATAAGCAAAAGAGTAGCATTTATACTTCTTTGGATTTTTCTATGCCTATTAGGCGAGTGCTTTTGAGTGCGTCTGGCTCTTATGCTTGGTATGCCCAAAGCATAGATATAGCCAAAAACACATTTAGCTACAATGGATACTTAGCAAATATGGACATAAAAGCGCAGGTTCTTGTGTTTATGAATGCAAATCATCGCTTAAGCCTAAGTCTAGGGCTTGGCAAGAGATGGGCAAAAAACTACTTAGAAAAAATTGAGCTTATCACACAGAGGCGAAATCTAAGCAATATCTATGCAGGAGTGCATTATCTACGCTCTTTTAGGCAGACTTCATTTGACATAAGCATAGGCATAAAGCAAGGCATAAAGGCACTTGGTGCTATGGATAATTTCCCTACCACTTCTAATGATTCTAAGCCGAATTTCTTTTATACGATTCCTACCATAGACGCTTCGGCGTATATTCCATTTGGGAGTGAAAATCATAGATTTGTATACACAGGATTTGTAAAAACGCAGGTTTCTCGCACGCAACTATATGCTAGCGAGAAACTAAGCTTGGGTGGTATATATAGTGTGAGGGGGTTTGATAGCTTGGTGCTAAGTGGGGAAGTAGGCGTGCTATATCGCAATGACTTTAGCTACTATGCCAAATCCGTATATGGTGTTCGGTTTGTGCCAAGTATTGGGCTAGATATGGGATATAGCCTAAATCTATATGAGAAGCCCACTTTAGATAAGCTGCTAGCAGGTGGTGGAGTGGGGCTAAAGCTATATGTTTCCAAATATTTCAACGCAGAAGTGTGGGGATATGTCCCACTATATAATCCTAGCAAGCTAGATAAAAGGCATTTTTATTTTAGCGTGGGGAGTATGTTTTGA
- a CDS encoding SMI1/KNR4 family protein: protein MNAMTEHKAILKIFGSDWDKNQNRGCRMTNISRFLQIGQRLYHSTDKIYADFVKSLETLPYIDMDSKILKEYLEIAKVANGLCAFEECLIFYPYHLVGGRITNLAEVDSVLSINKSEWKKAYCSIEECFLFARNVLGEHFGINSTHIIQFFPDLGDIREIASSFEEFLGTILEGYPHLCGYDEAQAYRGQGEVIEFGKVLCPKIPYILGGEDSGLTRLDFGEFSALYADIYTQTKDLPDGAQIEIEIV from the coding sequence ATGAATGCTATGACAGAACACAAAGCGATTTTAAAAATATTTGGAAGTGATTGGGACAAAAATCAAAATAGAGGTTGTAGAATGACAAACATAAGCAGATTCTTACAGATTGGACAAAGGCTATATCACAGCACAGACAAAATCTATGCGGATTTTGTCAAATCTCTAGAAACTTTGCCATATATAGATATGGATTCTAAAATTCTCAAAGAATATTTAGAGATTGCAAAAGTGGCAAATGGACTTTGTGCTTTTGAGGAATGCTTGATTTTTTATCCATATCATTTAGTTGGCGGGAGGATAACAAACCTTGCAGAAGTTGATAGTGTTTTATCCATAAACAAAAGCGAGTGGAAAAAAGCCTATTGCAGCATTGAGGAGTGTTTCTTGTTTGCGCGCAATGTCTTGGGGGAGCATTTTGGGATAAATTCAACGCATATTATTCAGTTTTTCCCCGATTTGGGAGATATAAGAGAGATTGCTAGTAGTTTTGAGGAATTTTTAGGCACTATTCTTGAGGGTTATCCTCATCTGTGTGGATATGATGAAGCACAAGCGTATAGAGGACAAGGAGAAGTCATTGAGTTTGGTAAAGTATTGTGTCCCAAGATTCCCTACATTTTGGGCGGGGAGGATAGCGGGCTAACTAGGCTAGATTTTGGTGAATTTAGCGCATTGTATGCGGACATTTACACGCAGACAAAGGATTTGCCCGATGGAGCGCAGATAGAGATTGAGATTGTTTAG
- a CDS encoding AtpZ/AtpI family protein, protein MQEKQEKSTQAKESLDLADSASKTDTAKSLESTKPSKSAESADFEGLIDFKDTPDSARYSKVQKVISGAYDLSLGISIVVAILLGLGIGYVLQRISGSVWLLWLGIFWGVAAAGLNIHKAYKRTKAELDALADDPRYSYKKHSTNDEDD, encoded by the coding sequence ATGCAAGAGAAGCAAGAAAAAAGCACACAAGCAAAAGAATCGCTAGATTTAGCAGATTCTGCAAGCAAGACTGACACGGCAAAATCTTTAGAATCAACAAAACCCTCAAAATCTGCAGAATCTGCAGATTTTGAGGGTTTGATAGATTTTAAAGACACCCCAGATTCTGCTCGCTATTCAAAAGTCCAAAAAGTCATAAGCGGTGCGTATGATTTGAGTTTGGGCATCTCTATCGTGGTGGCGATACTGCTAGGACTTGGGATTGGGTATGTATTGCAGCGAATCAGTGGAAGTGTGTGGCTATTGTGGCTTGGGATTTTTTGGGGAGTGGCAGCAGCGGGGCTAAATATCCACAAAGCCTATAAGCGCACAAAAGCCGAGCTAGACGCACTAGCAGATGACCCAAGATATAGCTACAAAAAGCATAGCACAAACGATGAGGACGACTAG
- a CDS encoding MraY family glycosyltransferase, with the protein MAHTLHSTILENTIFTQKILFALPFCAIAFCVSFFAVFLLIRFSKKHTILADSLMDRDSYPNQISTPISNPLANPITKPSRVDSLDLAKKLACVFSPFSTHPSSHYPTPKAGGVGIILGVCAVFLGAGLYVHFTFYMLGGFIVFLSGFIKDMGFRFGLKVCVFLQCIGVFLSLLGLDIWLKSLGLGFELPYIGGLMLSIVLIVGLCNAVNLIDKFNGLSGGFVLCVSLSIMSVAMSVDILSLAIISAILGSAVLGFLVLNFPSGRVFLGSGGAYFLGYCLAMILVILTQTSYSIVSPWYALCVVIYPVWEMLFLFFRRKILEKKDSLPFHTLLFRRLGSNPLTSLLMLCAQIPFIALATLFYANSLALAMTCAVFVVIYTMMYNKFVAQ; encoded by the coding sequence TTGGCACATACACTGCATAGCACGATTTTAGAAAACACCATTTTCACGCAAAAGATTCTTTTTGCGCTTCCTTTTTGCGCTATCGCTTTTTGTGTGTCGTTTTTTGCGGTGTTTTTGCTTATCCGCTTTAGCAAAAAGCACACGATTTTGGCAGATTCTCTTATGGATAGAGATTCTTACCCCAACCAAATTTCAACACCCATTTCAAACCCACTTGCAAATCCCATTACAAAGCCTAGTAGAGTAGATTCTCTAGATTTGGCAAAGAAATTAGCTTGTGTTTTTTCTCCATTTTCTACACACCCATCATCTCACTATCCCACGCCAAAAGCTGGCGGAGTGGGAATCATACTTGGAGTGTGTGCGGTGTTTTTGGGTGCGGGGCTATATGTGCATTTCACTTTTTATATGCTTGGTGGATTTATCGTGTTTTTAAGCGGATTTATCAAAGATATGGGGTTTAGGTTTGGCTTGAAAGTTTGCGTATTTTTGCAATGTATCGGAGTGTTTTTGAGCCTTTTGGGGCTTGATATTTGGCTAAAATCTCTAGGGCTTGGATTTGAGCTACCATATATCGGTGGGCTAATGCTTAGCATTGTCCTTATCGTAGGGCTTTGCAATGCCGTGAATCTAATCGACAAATTTAATGGCTTAAGCGGTGGATTTGTCCTATGTGTGAGCCTGTCCATAATGAGTGTCGCTATGAGCGTAGATATACTTTCTTTGGCGATTATTTCAGCGATTTTGGGTAGCGCGGTGCTCGGATTTTTGGTGCTAAATTTCCCAAGTGGTAGAGTGTTTTTGGGTAGTGGCGGGGCGTATTTTTTGGGGTATTGCTTAGCAATGATTTTAGTGATACTTACACAGACTAGCTATTCTATCGTTAGCCCTTGGTATGCGCTATGTGTGGTGATATATCCTGTGTGGGAAATGCTGTTTTTGTTTTTTAGACGCAAAATCTTGGAGAAAAAAGACTCCTTGCCTTTTCATACGCTTCTTTTTAGGCGTTTGGGGAGTAACCCCCTCACTTCTTTGCTTATGCTGTGTGCGCAGATTCCTTTTATCGCGCTTGCTACGCTTTTTTATGCCAATTCTTTGGCACTAGCGATGACTTGTGCGGTGTTTGTAGTTATCTACACGATGATGTATAACAAATTTGTCGCACAATAA
- a CDS encoding HlyD family secretion protein produces MKKRFEVGFVVVIATILVLWLVISFYKAYAPKPQIIQGQIQAKQYSVSSKLAGRVGSVLVKRGDMVKKGDLVFTILSPEVEAKLTQAKAGYEAAKAIAEETHKGARVESIISARDIYNSAKAMRELTEKTYKRIEELYQNGVASLQRKDEAYTAYQNAKFSENTAYQQYKIALDGATKETKEAATQKEIAAAGQLSEVEAYIEDMQAFSPADGEVANILLSEGELSPSGFPVVMVVDNKDAWLKLSVQEEYLPSFSVGSEFSAYIPALNKQVSFKVRYVAVMGDFATWRATSTSKGYDLKSFEIEAVPLENNGEFRVGMSAVVTLPSR; encoded by the coding sequence ATGAAAAAGCGATTTGAAGTGGGGTTTGTGGTGGTAATCGCCACGATTTTGGTGCTTTGGCTAGTGATTAGCTTTTATAAGGCTTATGCTCCCAAGCCTCAAATCATACAAGGACAAATACAAGCTAAGCAATACTCCGTAAGCTCCAAGCTCGCAGGTCGCGTAGGCTCTGTGCTTGTAAAAAGGGGCGATATGGTAAAAAAGGGCGATTTGGTTTTCACCATACTATCCCCTGAAGTAGAAGCCAAGCTAACTCAAGCAAAAGCAGGATATGAAGCGGCAAAGGCTATCGCAGAGGAGACGCACAAAGGTGCGCGTGTAGAGAGTATCATATCTGCGCGAGATATTTATAATAGTGCTAAAGCTATGAGAGAACTAACTGAAAAGACTTATAAGAGAATTGAGGAGCTATATCAAAACGGCGTGGCAAGCCTGCAAAGAAAAGATGAAGCCTATACTGCGTATCAAAATGCGAAATTTAGCGAAAACACTGCTTATCAGCAATACAAAATCGCCCTAGATGGCGCGACAAAAGAAACTAAAGAAGCCGCTACTCAAAAAGAAATAGCCGCCGCTGGACAGCTAAGCGAAGTGGAGGCTTATATCGAGGATATGCAGGCGTTTTCTCCTGCTGATGGCGAGGTGGCAAATATCTTGCTAAGCGAGGGCGAGCTAAGTCCTAGTGGATTTCCTGTGGTAATGGTGGTGGATAATAAAGATGCGTGGCTAAAGCTAAGTGTGCAAGAGGAATATCTGCCTAGCTTTAGCGTGGGGAGTGAGTTTAGCGCGTATATCCCCGCACTAAACAAACAAGTCTCTTTCAAGGTGCGTTATGTCGCGGTTATGGGGGATTTTGCCACTTGGAGGGCGACTTCTACTTCTAAGGGGTATGATTTAAAAAGCTTTGAGATAGAGGCTGTGCCACTAGAAAATAATGGCGAATTTCGCGTAGGAATGAGTGCGGTGGTAACTTTGCCAAGCAGGTAG
- the hemL gene encoding glutamate-1-semialdehyde 2,1-aminomutase has translation MELTNSINSFNEAKQVIVGGVNSPVRAFQSVGGTPPFIAKGKGYEIYDIDGNCYVDFVQSWGALLLGHAHQEVESAVIEATKNGLSFGAPTTLETALVKEILPCYEGLEKMRLVNSGTEATMSAIRLARAYTSREDIIKFDGCYHGHSDSLLVSAGSGCATFGHPSSPGVIEDLGKHTLVARYNDIDSVCSCISASEANGKGVACIIIEPIAGNMGLVPAKEEFLSELRELCDKHEIVLIIDEVMSGFRAGLNGVQSFINLKPDLATFGKVIGGGMPLAAFGGSEEIMRLLSPQGAVYQAGTLSGNPIATSAGLATLRFIKSKGTQLYSRLQSLATRLTEGLKSQAKRHNIVLETSVRGSMFGVFFMGQGQRGEEWLKSSNGVQNFDDAKKADTELFARFHREMLSRGVYLACSQFETGFVCEPMNEGLIDTVLDRASDSFKALG, from the coding sequence ATGGAGCTAACAAATAGTATCAATAGTTTTAATGAAGCAAAGCAAGTGATTGTAGGCGGGGTAAATTCTCCTGTGAGGGCGTTTCAAAGTGTGGGTGGGACACCGCCTTTTATCGCAAAGGGCAAGGGCTATGAGATTTATGACATTGATGGGAATTGCTATGTGGATTTTGTCCAAAGCTGGGGGGCATTGCTACTAGGACACGCACACCAAGAGGTAGAATCTGCCGTGATAGAAGCGACAAAGAATGGACTAAGTTTTGGTGCGCCAACTACGCTAGAAACTGCACTTGTCAAGGAGATTTTGCCTTGCTATGAGGGGCTAGAAAAAATGCGCCTTGTAAATTCTGGCACAGAAGCTACGATGAGTGCGATTCGTTTAGCCCGAGCTTATACTAGCAGGGAGGATATTATCAAGTTTGATGGCTGCTATCACGGGCATAGCGATAGCTTGCTAGTGAGTGCAGGGAGTGGGTGTGCGACATTTGGACATCCTAGCTCACCGGGCGTTATAGAGGATTTGGGTAAGCACACACTTGTGGCGAGGTATAATGATATAGATTCTGTGTGCTCGTGCATATCTGCTAGCGAGGCAAATGGCAAAGGGGTTGCCTGCATAATCATAGAGCCTATTGCTGGGAATATGGGGCTTGTGCCTGCAAAAGAGGAGTTTTTGAGTGAGCTAAGAGAGCTATGTGATAAACACGAAATCGTGCTAATCATAGATGAAGTGATGAGTGGATTTCGCGCTGGGCTAAATGGTGTCCAAAGTTTTATAAATCTAAAACCCGATTTGGCTACATTTGGTAAAGTCATCGGCGGAGGTATGCCTCTAGCGGCGTTTGGTGGGAGTGAGGAGATAATGCGACTTCTCTCTCCACAAGGTGCGGTATATCAAGCAGGCACACTAAGTGGCAATCCTATCGCTACAAGTGCAGGGCTAGCCACACTGCGCTTCATAAAGTCAAAGGGCACGCAGCTTTACTCACGGCTTCAATCCCTAGCCACACGGCTGACAGAGGGGCTAAAATCCCAAGCCAAGCGACACAATATCGTGCTAGAAACTTCTGTTAGGGGAAGTATGTTTGGGGTGTTTTTTATGGGGCAGGGGCAAAGGGGCGAGGAGTGGCTAAAATCTAGCAATGGTGTGCAAAACTTTGATGATGCAAAAAAAGCAGATACGGAGCTATTTGCGCGATTTCATAGGGAAATGCTAAGTCGTGGCGTGTATCTTGCTTGTTCGCAGTTTGAGACGGGGTTTGTGTGCGAGCCGATGAATGAAGGGCTAATTGATACCGTGCTAGATAGGGCAAGTGATTCTTTTAAAGCACTAGGGTAG
- a CDS encoding TolC family protein produces the protein MKFLFDEFFKKFFSLVCTIWRVFCVACVVCGVSSHFVYASSQVETQATQAGQQSAQDTKDSTKITKLDFASAYSVFLENSDSIKAQDYNLQKAKKLQLGAKLSFLPDISVGALYTHLDAPIQEKLPINSASIPPAIASQTQMQHILGLLSQPITFLKQDVIIGAINIIYPLYAGGVRLHGIKLAKIAQKDALEALRLKKLLAFEELASIYYGAILAKEVQEVLSQAQDGAQLHYENAINLEKSGQIAHLEVLVAQVALDKTTNKQKEAANSYKIASLALDSALDTPNVFPTSALSLLDKPLKPESYFIEKTLSSYPLLASADLKIDAAKEAKKLSFGSFMPQVVAFGNYIFHDSQKSLLIQAMPTFSVGLAAKVSILTPAARVQKYQAAKISQLEAQSLKSQATKELTLLTQKTYAQASYLKEEYKSLLSSISLARENLKLQQNAFRQGMATSTQVIDAQNALQSALIEQKTSAYRAILSLAKLFALSDEIDEFYGYLE, from the coding sequence ATGAAATTTTTGTTTGATGAGTTTTTCAAAAAGTTTTTCAGTTTGGTTTGCACAATTTGGCGTGTATTTTGCGTAGCTTGCGTAGTTTGTGGAGTGTCTAGCCACTTTGTCTATGCCAGCTCGCAAGTAGAGACACAAGCCACTCAAGCAGGACAACAATCAGCACAGGACACAAAAGATTCCACAAAAATTACAAAGCTAGATTTTGCTAGTGCGTATTCTGTATTTTTGGAAAATAGCGATTCTATCAAAGCCCAAGACTACAATCTACAAAAGGCAAAAAAGCTCCAACTCGGTGCAAAACTTAGCTTTTTGCCAGATATTAGCGTGGGTGCGCTCTATACGCATTTGGACGCACCTATCCAAGAAAAGCTCCCTATCAATTCTGCTTCTATCCCACCTGCTATCGCTTCACAGACACAAATGCAGCATATTTTGGGGCTATTATCCCAGCCTATCACATTTCTAAAGCAAGATGTAATCATAGGTGCGATAAATATCATCTACCCGCTTTATGCGGGTGGAGTGCGATTGCACGGAATCAAGCTAGCAAAAATCGCCCAAAAAGATGCGCTAGAAGCCTTGCGACTAAAAAAGCTACTTGCTTTTGAGGAGTTGGCAAGTATTTATTATGGTGCGATTTTGGCAAAAGAAGTCCAAGAAGTGCTATCCCAAGCTCAAGATGGCGCACAGCTTCACTATGAGAATGCTATAAATCTAGAAAAAAGCGGGCAAATCGCTCATCTTGAAGTGCTAGTCGCACAAGTAGCCCTAGATAAAACAACCAATAAGCAAAAAGAAGCTGCTAATTCATACAAAATCGCTTCTTTAGCTTTGGATAGTGCGCTAGATACGCCAAATGTATTTCCCACTTCGGCGTTAAGCCTGCTTGATAAACCGCTTAAACCAGAATCATATTTCATAGAAAAAACGCTATCTAGCTATCCACTACTTGCTAGTGCGGATTTAAAAATCGATGCAGCAAAAGAAGCAAAAAAGCTCTCTTTTGGCTCGTTTATGCCTCAAGTAGTTGCTTTTGGGAACTACATTTTCCACGATAGTCAAAAATCTTTGCTTATCCAAGCTATGCCTACTTTTAGTGTGGGCTTGGCTGCAAAGGTATCTATCCTCACTCCTGCAGCAAGGGTGCAAAAATACCAAGCCGCAAAGATTTCTCAACTAGAAGCACAAAGCCTAAAATCCCAAGCCACAAAAGAACTAACGCTACTAACCCAAAAGACTTACGCCCAAGCAAGTTATCTAAAAGAAGAGTATAAAAGCCTGCTATCCTCCATATCTCTAGCGAGAGAAAATCTAAAACTTCAGCAAAATGCCTTTAGGCAGGGAATGGCGACAAGCACGCAAGTAATCGATGCGCAAAACGCCTTGCAATCAGCTCTAATTGAGCAAAAAACCTCCGCATATAGAGCGATTCTCTCCCTTGCGAAGTTGTTTGCCCTAAGTGATGAGATAGATGAGTTTTATGGATATTTGGAGTAG